Proteins from one Poecile atricapillus isolate bPoeAtr1 chromosome 6, bPoeAtr1.hap1, whole genome shotgun sequence genomic window:
- the CLRN3 gene encoding clarin-3: protein MPSRKKTTMFASAFCACVSSFVVICVVLATPQWVSSEVRFSRTGSNVTVSLQYGLFSGTCEQFVDAGLQVSEMTFQVADALSSSSRRSLNIATIAVLVLALLSSLLSAGFTCTNSVSNPYQTFLGPVGVYTWNSVCGALVLIAMILFPVNVQGNSLSEELAQGCSSSLQGHIGSRHSYGYSYWIMLLILLLNIASLTIIYLYDHSRYSKKKEQARPIEDAPKDVILF, encoded by the exons ATGCCATCCAGGAAGAAAACAACCATGTTTGCCTCTGCTTTTTGTGCCTGTGTCAGCTCCTTCGTGGTGATCTGCGTGGTGCTGGCCACGCCGCAGTGGGTGAGCAGCGAGGTTCGCTTCTCGCGCACCGGCTCCAACGTCACCGTCAGCCTCCAGTACGGCCTCTTCAGTGGCACCTGCGAGCAGTTCGTGGATGCAGGACTCCAGGTGTCCGAAATGACCTTCCAAG TCGCGGAcgccctgagcagcagcagcaggaggagcctGAACATCGCCACCATCGCGGTGCTGgtgctggctctgctcagctccctgctcagcGCCGGCTTCACCTGCACCAACAGCGTCAGCAACCCCTACCAGACATTCCTGGGACCTGTGGGAGTCTACACCTGGAATTCTGTGTGTG gagcCCTGGTCCTCATAGCCATGATCCTTTTCCCTGTGAACGTGCAAGGGAACAGCCTGTCTGAAGAGCTGGCCCAGGGATgttccagctccctgcagggacacatCGGATCCAGACACAGCTATGGATATTCCTACTGGATCATGCTGCTCATCCTTCTCCTCAACATCGCTTCTCTCACCATCATCTACCTCTACGACCACTCCAGGTATTCCAAGAAGAAAGAGCAGGCAAGGCCCATTGAAGACGCCCCAAAGGATGTTATTCTGTTTTAA